A genomic window from Verrucomicrobiota bacterium includes:
- a CDS encoding excinuclease ABC subunit UvrC, protein MPATDSIRAKVSQLPHKPGIYLMKDRFGTVIYVGKARDLRKRVSQYFHPSRRQGWDLKFNALVDAIHDFDTHIVKSDAEAVLLEGKLIKEFRPRYNVSFRDDKHFLLLKVNLNDPIPRFTLTRLEQDDGARYFGPFASSGAVRRTVALVRHKFNLRGCRPLHPGEADYKHCLYANLRYCTAPCIGNVTREQYRMQVESACDFLEGHCQEMTREIEEAMKSAAARQEFEKAAELRDLLRDLQKTTKPARKFTRVPYTLPVAIDPRKDLEELAGILELPGPPARIEGFDISNISGTFAVASMVSFKQGRPDRSNYRRFRIKSVVGQDDFACMAEIVRRRYTRLLREGRMDADDTTTPSNMPQLILIDGGKGQLNAACAELDRLGLGQLPIIGLAKEFEEIHRRGEKKPLRLSHDCGALKLLQRVRDESHRFANTYNAQLRLRKISESVLDEFPGMGEQRKAALLKRFGSVQRLRLATEEQLAEVPGFGGRAAKELKEFLAARAPAGKPPRAEKS, encoded by the coding sequence ATGCCGGCCACCGACAGCATTCGGGCCAAAGTCAGCCAGTTGCCGCACAAACCCGGCATCTACCTGATGAAGGACCGGTTTGGGACCGTGATTTATGTGGGCAAGGCGCGGGATTTGCGGAAGCGCGTGAGCCAGTATTTTCATCCCTCTCGCCGTCAAGGCTGGGACTTGAAGTTCAACGCCCTGGTGGACGCCATTCACGACTTCGACACCCACATCGTGAAATCCGACGCCGAGGCGGTGTTGCTGGAAGGCAAACTCATCAAGGAATTTCGCCCCCGTTACAACGTGAGTTTCCGGGACGACAAGCATTTCCTGCTCCTCAAGGTCAATCTCAACGATCCCATCCCGCGATTCACGCTCACGCGATTGGAGCAGGACGACGGGGCGCGCTATTTCGGTCCGTTTGCCAGCTCGGGGGCAGTGCGGCGCACGGTGGCGCTGGTGCGGCACAAGTTCAACCTGCGCGGGTGCCGTCCGCTGCATCCGGGGGAAGCGGACTACAAACATTGCCTCTACGCCAATTTGCGTTACTGCACCGCCCCGTGCATCGGGAACGTCACGCGGGAGCAGTATCGCATGCAGGTGGAATCGGCTTGCGATTTTCTCGAGGGACATTGCCAGGAAATGACGCGGGAAATTGAGGAGGCGATGAAATCCGCCGCCGCCCGGCAGGAATTCGAGAAAGCGGCGGAGCTGCGCGATCTGCTGCGCGATCTGCAAAAGACCACCAAGCCCGCGCGAAAATTCACCCGTGTTCCCTACACCTTGCCCGTGGCCATCGATCCCCGGAAAGACCTGGAGGAGTTGGCGGGGATTCTGGAGTTGCCCGGACCGCCCGCCCGCATCGAGGGCTTCGACATCTCGAACATCAGCGGCACCTTCGCGGTGGCATCCATGGTTTCGTTCAAGCAGGGCCGACCCGACCGGTCGAACTACCGCCGGTTCCGGATCAAGTCCGTGGTGGGCCAGGACGATTTTGCCTGCATGGCGGAGATTGTGCGGCGCCGTTACACCCGGCTGTTGCGGGAGGGACGGATGGACGCGGACGACACCACGACCCCCTCAAACATGCCCCAGTTGATTTTGATCGACGGGGGCAAAGGCCAACTCAACGCGGCCTGCGCGGAGTTGGATCGCTTGGGCCTGGGCCAACTTCCGATCATCGGATTGGCGAAGGAATTCGAGGAGATCCATCGTCGTGGTGAAAAGAAGCCCCTGCGTTTGAGCCACGATTGCGGGGCGTTGAAGCTGTTGCAGCGGGTGCGGGACGAATCCCACCGATTCGCGAATACCTACAATGCGCAACTGCGGCTGAGGAAGATATCGGAAAGCGTTCTGGACGAATTTCCAGGCATGGGCGAACAACGTAAAGCGGCTTTGTTGAAGCGCTTTGGGTCTGTGCAGCGGTTGCGTTTGGCCACGGAGGAACAATTGGCGGAAGTGCCAGGATTCGGTGGGCGCGCAGCCAAGGAGTTGAAGGAGTTCCTGGCCGCGCGCGCCCCAGCGGGCAAACCCCCGCGCGCCGAGAAGTCCTGA
- a CDS encoding TIGR03663 family protein — MSWRAAGGWLLAVALALGLRIPQLDRRPLHNDEGVNAIKLAELWEKGHYRYDPHEYHGPVLHYASLPFLKASGAKSTQDFDDGRLRWVTVAFGSALLLLLPLFSGALSPLALGWAAVFLAISPAMVFYSRYFIHEMPLVFFTLAAMGAGWRYAQTRRARWAMLCGAGIGLMYATKETFVLTMAAASGAAGCAAFWGRPPREWISILKQAWNLRHAVAGLLAALAMWALFFTSFFENPAGLLDSWRTYLPWLQRAGGDSPHNHPWHFYLERLAWFHPVKGPVWSEGLILGLAVIGWIDSFRRGSSPGLRFIALFSVFLAGIYSVISYKTPWCSLNFHLGFILLAGSGAAAILARIRPVPAQAAVGLLLVGLAFQLAWQARRASIDYAFDRRNPWVYAQTARDVLHLVDRVHAVAAVAETKFETPVQVVAAQSDYWPLPWYLRRIQKLGWYEQMPPKPWAPIVLTAAALGAKLDEQSNKQWIMVGMNELRPGKFFETYVEFGLWSRYVAQRPAPTEEE, encoded by the coding sequence ATGAGCTGGCGGGCCGCGGGGGGATGGCTCCTGGCCGTGGCCTTGGCGCTGGGATTGCGCATTCCCCAACTGGACCGGCGCCCCCTTCACAACGATGAAGGGGTCAACGCCATCAAACTCGCGGAGTTATGGGAAAAGGGGCATTACCGTTACGACCCCCACGAGTACCACGGCCCGGTTCTCCATTACGCCTCGTTGCCCTTCCTGAAGGCATCCGGCGCTAAGTCCACCCAGGATTTCGACGACGGACGGCTCCGTTGGGTCACCGTCGCCTTCGGATCAGCACTCCTTTTGCTTCTCCCCCTGTTCTCAGGCGCCTTGTCCCCGCTGGCCCTGGGATGGGCAGCGGTGTTCCTCGCGATTTCACCCGCGATGGTGTTTTACAGCCGGTATTTCATTCATGAAATGCCGCTGGTTTTTTTTACCCTGGCCGCCATGGGAGCTGGCTGGCGCTATGCGCAAACGCGACGGGCGAGGTGGGCGATGCTGTGCGGCGCGGGCATCGGACTGATGTACGCGACCAAAGAAACCTTCGTCCTCACCATGGCGGCGGCAAGCGGGGCGGCGGGCTGCGCGGCTTTTTGGGGGAGACCTCCGCGAGAGTGGATCAGCATTTTGAAGCAGGCCTGGAACTTAAGGCATGCCGTGGCGGGGTTGCTGGCGGCTCTTGCGATGTGGGCCCTCTTCTTCACCTCCTTTTTCGAGAACCCCGCGGGGCTGCTCGATTCCTGGCGCACGTATTTGCCCTGGCTGCAAAGGGCGGGCGGTGATTCACCGCACAATCATCCCTGGCATTTCTATCTCGAAAGGCTGGCGTGGTTTCATCCGGTCAAAGGACCCGTCTGGAGCGAAGGGTTGATTTTGGGGTTGGCTGTGATCGGTTGGATCGATTCGTTTCGCCGCGGATCTTCGCCCGGGCTCCGATTCATCGCTTTGTTTTCGGTTTTTCTCGCGGGGATTTACTCGGTGATCTCCTATAAGACTCCCTGGTGCTCGCTGAACTTTCATTTGGGTTTCATCCTGCTGGCCGGGAGCGGGGCCGCCGCCATCCTGGCCCGGATCAGGCCGGTTCCGGCGCAGGCGGCGGTCGGGTTGCTGCTGGTTGGACTGGCCTTCCAACTGGCGTGGCAGGCACGCCGGGCTTCCATCGACTATGCCTTCGACCGGCGCAATCCCTGGGTGTACGCCCAAACCGCTCGGGACGTCTTGCATTTGGTGGACCGCGTCCATGCCGTGGCCGCGGTGGCAGAAACGAAGTTCGAGACCCCGGTGCAGGTGGTGGCGGCGCAGAGTGACTATTGGCCGTTGCCGTGGTATTTGCGGCGTATTCAAAAACTCGGTTGGTACGAACAAATGCCTCCGAAGCCGTGGGCCCCGATCGTGCTCACCGCCGCCGCGCTGGGGGCCAAGCTGGACGAACAATCGAACAAACAATGGATCATGGTCGGCATGAACGAACTGAGACCCGGCAAGTTTTTTGAAACCTACGTGGAGTTCGGTTTGTGGTCGCGTTATGTCGCCCAGCGTCCCGCACCGACGGAAGAGGAGTAG
- a CDS encoding discoidin domain-containing protein, translating into MKKTMKLSLWALALTGALLPATVPAQDGKGTVPLKIDFPSHTLKGTPEDLPAGPNIEPISDKAPPPLQVPAGVVNVAAGKSATSSVPPFLGDLKQLTDGKREPIDDDAVEMKKGVQWVQVDLGKSFAIHAIVMWHDHRYVQAVRDVILQVSNDPEFKTGVTTLFNNDVDNSAGQGIGTDREYFELEFGKAVPAKGISARYVRGYTRGNTLSALNCWQEIEVYALPAP; encoded by the coding sequence ATGAAGAAGACGATGAAGCTTTCCTTGTGGGCGCTGGCTTTGACCGGTGCCCTTCTCCCCGCCACGGTTCCCGCTCAAGACGGCAAGGGCACCGTTCCCTTGAAGATCGATTTTCCGTCCCACACGTTGAAGGGCACCCCCGAAGATCTGCCGGCGGGACCGAATATCGAACCCATTTCGGACAAGGCGCCGCCGCCGCTCCAGGTTCCCGCCGGCGTGGTCAATGTCGCGGCAGGCAAATCGGCCACCAGCAGCGTGCCTCCTTTCCTGGGCGACCTGAAACAACTGACCGACGGCAAGCGCGAGCCCATTGATGATGACGCCGTCGAAATGAAGAAAGGCGTCCAGTGGGTCCAGGTTGATTTGGGGAAGTCTTTCGCAATCCACGCGATTGTCATGTGGCATGATCACCGTTATGTGCAGGCCGTGCGCGATGTGATTTTGCAAGTGAGCAACGATCCGGAGTTCAAAACCGGGGTCACCACCTTGTTCAACAACGATGTGGACAACTCGGCCGGCCAGGGAATCGGCACGGACCGCGAGTATTTCGAATTGGAGTTCGGCAAGGCGGTTCCGGCGAAAGGCATCTCGGCCCGGTATGTGCGGGGTTACACCCGAGGCAATACGTTGAGCGCCCTGAACTGCTGGCAGGAAATTGAAGTCTACGCCTTGCCCGCGCCATGA
- a CDS encoding Gfo/Idh/MocA family oxidoreductase: MPKQTFHYGSRRDFLKSSTVLAGATAVGFPSLLRAQGANNRINVACIGVGGKGSSDTDNAYRLGGNIVALCDVDAGTLTGKHKALQDRAAKDNRTYDARLYKDWRKMFDEMDKSIDAVTISTPDHLHGLVAIRALRMGKHVYCQKPLTQTVWESREVRRLVMEKKVATQMGNQGSAGAGLRRAVEVIQAGVIGAPKELHVWSNRPVWPQGLDRPIGQDPVPDSLDWDLWLGPAPLRPFKKGVYHGFNWRGWYEFGTGALGDMACHTVNMPFRALKLGYPTGIELEVASRIYPETFPLTSRIRFDYPEREGLPACKFWWYDGNPNPKHEIFKAGNFVSPLRPGADLTKEIVAQRGDLPASGCLVVGEKGKLFAGDDYGARFQVILNDEKEYVAGEKHEACIAVPQSIPRSPGHEEEWFAMMRGGPASYSNFEIAAYLNEMILLGCVALRTGIGRKLDWDGPNMRATNIPEAAQFVKRDYRPGWQI; encoded by the coding sequence ATGCCAAAGCAAACTTTCCACTACGGGTCCCGTCGTGACTTCCTCAAATCATCCACCGTCCTGGCCGGCGCCACCGCGGTAGGCTTCCCCTCGCTCCTCCGCGCCCAAGGCGCCAATAACCGCATCAACGTCGCCTGCATCGGCGTTGGCGGCAAAGGCAGCAGCGACACCGACAATGCCTATCGTCTGGGAGGCAATATCGTCGCCCTCTGCGACGTCGATGCCGGAACGCTCACCGGCAAGCATAAAGCCTTGCAGGACCGCGCCGCCAAAGACAACCGCACCTACGACGCCCGCCTCTACAAGGATTGGCGCAAGATGTTTGACGAGATGGACAAGTCCATCGACGCGGTGACGATCTCCACCCCGGATCACTTGCACGGGCTCGTGGCCATCCGCGCGCTCCGGATGGGCAAACATGTGTATTGCCAGAAGCCCCTGACCCAAACGGTTTGGGAATCGCGCGAAGTGCGCCGCCTGGTCATGGAGAAAAAGGTCGCCACGCAAATGGGCAACCAGGGCAGCGCCGGGGCCGGCCTGCGCCGCGCCGTCGAAGTGATTCAAGCCGGAGTCATCGGCGCGCCCAAGGAATTGCATGTCTGGTCCAACCGCCCCGTCTGGCCGCAGGGACTCGACCGCCCGATCGGGCAGGATCCGGTCCCGGATTCCCTCGACTGGGATCTTTGGCTGGGTCCGGCTCCGCTGCGCCCTTTCAAGAAGGGCGTGTATCACGGATTCAATTGGCGTGGCTGGTACGAATTCGGCACAGGCGCGCTCGGGGACATGGCTTGCCACACGGTCAACATGCCTTTCCGGGCCCTCAAGCTCGGCTATCCGACGGGCATCGAACTGGAAGTGGCCTCGCGGATTTATCCCGAAACCTTCCCGCTCACCTCACGCATTCGGTTCGATTACCCGGAACGCGAAGGGCTGCCCGCCTGCAAGTTCTGGTGGTATGACGGCAATCCAAACCCGAAGCACGAGATTTTCAAGGCGGGCAATTTTGTATCCCCGTTGCGCCCGGGCGCGGATTTGACCAAAGAAATCGTGGCCCAGCGCGGCGATTTGCCGGCCAGCGGCTGCCTCGTGGTGGGTGAAAAAGGCAAGCTCTTCGCCGGGGACGATTACGGCGCGCGATTCCAGGTCATCTTGAACGATGAGAAGGAATACGTGGCGGGTGAGAAACACGAGGCTTGCATCGCGGTGCCTCAAAGCATCCCGCGGTCCCCGGGTCACGAGGAAGAATGGTTCGCAATGATGCGGGGAGGTCCGGCCTCTTACTCCAACTTCGAGATCGCCGCCTATCTCAACGAAATGATTCTGCTCGGATGCGTGGCGTTGCGGACGGGCATCGGGCGCAAGCTGGATTGGGACGGCCCGAACATGCGGGCGACCAACATTCCTGAAGCGGCCCAATTCGTGAAACGGGATTACCGCCCGGGCTGGCAAATCTAG
- a CDS encoding tetratricopeptide repeat protein: MARRDSWICCVFAVWLVILVGGCRPAGDASKAASPPTANPSASVSAKPADSDDPTALGENITKLNNEGSELFSQGQWEKAREKYAQALALNPDDENSHYNLGATLAKLGRKEDAIKHYREALRLFPDFAEVQNNLGNILASQGKYAEAVEMIQASIKNNPSSSSAYNSLGTALGLSGRITEAIPHFARAVELSPDYVEAHVNLGNAYYTQGRLEEALEKFGRALTLQPHYGPAISGMNRTRQKLSAQGSPRN, encoded by the coding sequence ATGGCTCGAAGGGACAGCTGGATTTGTTGTGTTTTTGCGGTGTGGCTCGTGATCTTGGTCGGCGGGTGCCGTCCGGCCGGCGATGCTTCGAAGGCCGCGTCTCCGCCGACCGCCAATCCCTCCGCGTCGGTTTCCGCGAAGCCCGCGGATTCCGACGATCCCACCGCCCTGGGCGAGAATATTACCAAACTCAACAACGAGGGCAGCGAGTTATTCAGCCAAGGCCAATGGGAAAAGGCTCGGGAGAAGTATGCCCAAGCGCTGGCGCTGAATCCGGACGACGAGAACAGCCACTACAATCTGGGCGCGACACTGGCCAAGCTTGGACGCAAGGAGGATGCCATCAAGCATTACCGCGAGGCGCTGCGGCTCTTTCCTGATTTTGCCGAGGTGCAGAACAATCTCGGCAACATCCTGGCCAGCCAGGGCAAGTATGCCGAGGCGGTGGAAATGATCCAGGCTTCCATCAAGAACAACCCTTCCAGCTCGAGCGCGTACAACAGTCTCGGCACGGCCCTGGGATTAAGCGGGCGCATCACGGAGGCGATTCCGCATTTCGCGCGCGCCGTCGAGTTGAGCCCTGATTACGTCGAAGCGCATGTCAATCTCGGCAATGCTTACTACACGCAGGGGCGCCTGGAGGAAGCTTTGGAAAAATTCGGACGCGCCCTCACGTTGCAGCCCCACTACGGCCCCGCCATCAGCGGCATGAACCGCACCCGCCAGAAACTCTCGGCTCAGGGAAGCCCGCGAAACTGA